The Stieleria maiorica genome includes the window GGTCAATCGTGAATAGCATGGCTTCGCCACATCTCCGGCTACCTGGTGTACTAGATAGATGGTAATGCGGGCAGGTAAGCGTGTCAAGCAATGCGGTTGACGCGAGGAAAAGCGGCAACTGAATCTCAGTTTGATTCCCGCTGCCATCATCAAGAAGTGTGGCGAACAGCCCGGCTCGGATGGCCGCGACCGCAAGAGCCCCAGCGAATCCGGGCGAACCCCATGTCCACGCTTGTCGTCGTAGCGGCCGCGGTGTCGATCTGCCGGCACAAAGTCTGCAAGACCTCCTTTGTGGCTGACATACAAGAAGGCTGACACACAAGAAGAACGAGCCCTCGTGGTAGGAAGAAATCCAATCAGGGGACCGGGCGGACGGACAGAACCGTCCAAGATAGCCAGACGATCGATCAGTGAGTGCGAGGGAAAGGTTGCCCTGCGGTTGCATCGATCGAGCGCAGGTCAGCCAAGTCAGCCGTGAGCCATCAGCCCCGTGCCCTCATCCGTCATTCCGATTCAAGGCAACCTTTCGGGGACACTGCGATCAATTGGCCCCGCGGATGGCAATGCGCACCAACGGATCTCATCTTGCTTTTTATCTGTGGGAACGCTTTGCCATCCGTGGTTGATTCAGAAGGCGCCCTGGAAGTCTATCCGCTCATGGACGCGGGAAGCGATCGTCCCGGGCGGAATTATTGTGGCACTCCCCCGCAAAGCCGGAGAGAAGGGAGCCGTTCGACAGGCTGTGCATCACCGGCACCTACGTTGCCGTCCTTCTGGGACACCTCACCCACCCAATCCGCTCGGATTCGAACGACTAAGTGTCCCAGTCGACGGATGACAGCATCCGCGCCATCCCATCTGCGCAATCGGTGGAACCATTTGCGCTCTCGATGCGTCTTTGGTAATGCCGCGACCAAGAGAATTCTGGAATAGGATGGCGGTGCAGAATAAACGCTCTTCGAGGACAACAATGGCCATTCGGCTTGTCGCATCCATTTTTTCAGTCGTCTGCATCACCGGTCTGAGTTTTGCCGCTGACGGCGGCGATCGTTTTGGGCTCACCCCCGACCGGCCCACCCTGGCGATGACGATCCAAGACGGTCCGGTCGGCATCCACGTCGCTCGGGGTGATCGAATGGTTGCCTGCGAATTCGATCCCAACTCACCGCCGAATCGGTTGCCCTCCAACACCAAAGCGATCGTCTTGATCGATCTGAAGACGGGTCAAGAAATCAGTCGGATGCCGTTCCGTGAACCGTTGGTCGTCAGGACGACCGCCTGTTCATCCGACGGCCGCTACTTGGTGGTTTGTGATCAACGTTCGGCGCGACAGTTTGACTTGGAGAACGGGGTGCTGATTCGCTCGTTGCCGGTCAACAGCACTCGAAGTTTTCCGGTGATTTCTCCGACCGAACCGGTGCTCGCACTCTGTGACGATCGCGATATTTCGCTGTGGGACCTGACCGATGGCAGTCGGATCGCTGACCTACCCGCGCATCCGACGTCCATCGCCAGCTGCGACTTTGACGATCGCGGAACGTCGATTTTGTCAAGTTGTCAAAAATTGACCCGCCGTTGGGATTTGGCCACGAAATCGTCCAAGGCGATCCCCCTGGACCACTCGCTGCAACACATGTCCATCGCCCCCGATGGGACGCAGATCATTGGCCAATTTCAAAAGACGGTGATGGAGCGCGGCGTGGCAAGCTTTGACGCGCGGTCTGGGCGGCGACTTTTGCACCTGCCGTACCACTCCTGGCCGGTTTTCGATTCCAAAGCCGATCGTCTGTTCAGCTGCGATGGTAGCAGCGACGAAGGGACTGCGATCGATGCGGTCCAGATTCGCTCACTCGCATCACCCGATCGAATTCGTTATCTCCCGTTCGCCCCCGAAGTCAACGCAATAATCAGTCGCAATCCGTATTTCTTCACCGATGGCCTAGCGCTCTCACCGGATGGCAAGTACCTGATCATTCGTCTCGAGTACGGTCGACTGTCACAGGTTTGGAAATTGGATCCGTCGATGGATTCGTTGGCGACGGAATTTGATCCCGCGCTGAAGCATCTTCACAATCCGCTGACGCCGAAAGTCGCCTCCAAACCGAAGACGCGTGAGGAGTTGTTTCTCGAAGAAATCCGGGGCATCGAATCCAAGGTTCGCGAACTCAAGGACCAAGGCAAAGTCGCGGAAGCGGAGCAAGCGATCCAAGACCTGTTGGCGGCCGGCGACCGACGTCTGCAACGTGCCCCGATCCGGCATCAAAACCTGATCCGCAACTGCGGCCAAGCGTATCGACACGGATTGGGAAACAACCAGCAAGGATTAGAACTTCTTCAGCGGGCGATTCAGATGGCCGAATCGGACGGGCGATTCGGTGACGGTTGGACGTATTTGTTGCGACAGATTGCCGATACGCAACACGCGCTGGGACAACACGACGACGCGGTGGCAACGTACCAACGATACCTGGATCACCAACGCTCCCAGGGCAACGCGATCGACTCCTACGAATACCGACAGATGGCCGAATTCATTGCCGACGCCCGAGATGCCCAAGCCGCCCTCACTTGGCGCGTCCAAGCGTGGGAACGGTCCGACGAACAGCACGGCGCGCTCAGTCGTCATACACGCGATCTTTTGGACGAATTGCTTGCCGACGTGCGCGAGACGGATCAATGGGAATTGCTCCAACCGGCCTTGGTCGAACACTACAAGCAGTCCAAGCGATTGCTAGGGCCGCATCATCCCGACACCGCCCACGCAGCGGCCCAGCTCGCGCTCCTCTTCGAGCGATTGGGAGAATTCGAGCTCGCGTTGTCCGGAATGGATGAAAGCCAGCGGGCGTTCCGGGACCACGTCGCACGGACGTTGCCTCTGTTGTCGGAGACCGAGCAGGCGGAGTTTTTGCGGCAACGGTTTCAGCCCGCGTTTCACGACGCCTTGGAAATGGCGGCGCGATTGAAATCCGTCCCCCGCGCCGCCGAGTTGTCCGCCGGTTGGGTCTTGAATGCCAAAGGTGCTTCGACGCGTGCCCTGGCCGAGCGGCATCGCATGACCGCATCGACACGCGATCCCGAGGTCCGAAAGACCGCGGAGCAAATTGCTGAAGTCCGCGAACAAATCTCATCGCTGACCTTGTCCGCTCTTCAAAATCCTACCAACGGACTCAAACCCACGGGCGCAGTGGCAGAGCTAAACAACCAGCTTGAAACGCTCCGCAACCGCGAATCGGAGCTGTCATGGCAACTCGGTTCGACCGGCTGGACGGAGCTTCGACATTCCCCGTGGAGCGACTTGTCCAGTGTGCGTGAACGCATCCCCGACGACGCGGTGCTGTTGGAATGCGCGGTCGCCGGCGTGCGGACCAAGCTGGACAGTTCGATCACGCGAGAATTGATCTCGATCGCGCCAACGCATCGCGGAATGCAGGCCATGGTCTGGGTCATCCCGCCGGTCGGCCGCGGAGAGATTCGATTGGAAGTGGTCTGCGATGACTGGGACAAACTATCTCGACCGCTGATCCAGTTGCATGCCTGCTTGGGCGGGCAAATGATTCCCAATGATTTGATTGCAGCGATCAACCAACACCTCGACGTCATCTCGACACAGGTCTTGTATTCGCTGCCCGACCAAGTCATGACCACACCCAAGTGGCTCGTGTCGCCCGATCATCAATTGTGGCGCATCCCCTTTGCGGCCTTGACGAAAGCTGATGGCAAGCGGGTCATCGAAGACCACGAAGTCCAGTATCTGCTGAGCGGTCGCGACCTGTTGGCGACCGAGTCGGTTGATCCGGTGTCCGCACCGATGATGGTTGCCAATCCCGACTACGGAAACGAGGCGAACGGCCAGTCCGACGCCGTCCCCTTCTCACCGTTGCCGGGAACCGCCAAGGAAGCAGAAGCGGTGTCGCCCTACTTGCGAACCCTGACAGGGTCGGTTCCGCAGGTCTTTCTCGGAGCCGGCGCCGCAGAGGATGTCGTGAAAACTGCCAACCGGCCCCAGATCGCCGTGTTCAGCACGCACGGGTTTTCGGAATATCGACATGAACAACACCCGATGGCGACCTGCGGCTTGGCGTTTGCCAACGCGAATTCGGCCTTCGGTGGCCAAGGCGATGGCATTTTGACAGGACTGGAAATCTTGGACTGCGACTTTCGTGGGACCGAACTGGTCGTCTTAAGTGCCTGTCAGACCGCCGTCGGCAGCGCCAGCAGCGGTGAGGGCGTCGCGGGATTGAGCCATGCCTTTCGTCTCGCGGGCGCGAAAACGGTCGTGGGCACATTGTGGTCGATCCCCGACCAGATCACGGCCGATCTGATGAAGGACTTCTTTGACCAGCTTTCCGAGGGCAAGCCGCCCGCAGCGTCGCTGCGATCGGCTCAACTGGCAACAATACGTCGACTCGATCAACAGGGGCTTCCCCCCATGCCGCACCTGTGGGCCGCATTCACGGCAACCGGGATTTCACAGCCGATCGGCGCCCGGGCGAGCGCCGAAGAGGCGCCCGAGTTCCGGACCTGGCGAAGTACCGACGGCAAGCATACGACCGTCGCCAAATGGATCGCGACCAAGCAAGACCGAGTCGTCCTGCAAAAGAAAGACGGTGATCAAATCGAAGTGAACCTGAACCATCTGCACGCCGACGATCGCCAATGGCTCCGCGAGCGTAAAGGGGACGGGGGTTGATAGATCACTCCGCTCGGTTCGCCAACGGTGATCTACAACTTAGCCTGGGGTGAGACCGGATGAGCCCCAGCGAATCCGGGCGTAACCCCAGGCTATGGATGTGAATGCCCTTCGGGCAAGTGCTGCGGAATGACTTCCGCAGTATAGTGGAACAGCCTTCTGAACTAACAAAGCAGATCGATGATTCCAACTGAGCGGTACTAACTAAAAAGTCGCTCAGTAATACAATCGACGTCCCACGCAGCGACAGGGAATCGCCTGAAGGCTAAACACCAACGGTTCATCCTTTTTCGCTTTCGCGGAAATACTCGTTCGGGAAGTCTGCTTGCGGTGCGTGATCGGGATGCCGCCAGGGAAAGTTCGGGCCGCGGTCTTCCAACAACGGAACCTCGTTGCCCTCGGACTCTTTCAGCAGCGACCAGAGCGTCTGGTTCATTGATTTGATCCGCCCCTGATGCGATGGATCATCGATCAAGTTGTTCATTTCTTCCGGATCGTTTTCCAAGTCATAGAATTCGTCGCGGTCCCACAGTCCGTGACAGCGGATGTATTTCCAGCGGCCACCGATCACCGCGTGCAGCGTCGGCGTGTGGGGATAGTTTCGTTCCCAGTAGTATTCGTACAGCAGGTGCTTTCGCGTCACATCCTCGGTCGACGTGCCGCAGATGGATTGCCACAAACTGACGCCGTCGACCGCCGCGGGGCACTCCGCGCCGGCGGCTTCCAATAGCGTCGGCGCGATATCGATGTTGCCGATCAAATGGCGGTAGGTCTGTCCGGCCGGGATTCGCCCCGGCGCCTTCATCAACAACGGCACCTTGGCGCTCGCTTCATAGGCGACGCGTTTGTCGATCAAACCATGATCGCCGAATTGAAACCCGTTGTCGCCCATGTAGACGAACACGGTATCGTCAGCGAGCCCGGATTGTTGCAGGAATTGGTCCAAGCGACCGACGCTGTCGTCGACGGCCAGGATCGATTCACAGTAGCGGCGGTAATAGACCGTCGGTGAAAAGTCGGCCATGTTGTATCCGAAATCGACGCCGTGCCGACTGTTACGCTGATTGCGGACCCACATCGGCAACTTTCCGGCGGCCATTTGTTCGGGCGTGGGAATTGGGATCGGCAACGGTTGGTCATCGTAACGACCGCGGTGACGATCGGCGGGAACGAAATCCGCATGAACCCCTTTGTGGCTGACGTACAAGAAAAACGGTTTGTCGGATTGTCGATTCGCCAACCAGTCGATCGCATAATCGGTCAGTTCATCGGTGATGTAACCTTTCTGATCGACACGCTTTCCATTGACATTGAAACCGTCGTAGGTCGTTTGGGGCACTTCGCGCGTCGTCCCATGACCATCGGGCCAGTACGTGCCTTGCCCCTTGAACGCGACCCAATGATCAAAGCCGCGCTGCGGGTCGTCGATGTCGCCGCCCATGTGCCATTTGCCGATGAAGGCGGTTTGGTAGCCGGCTTTTTGCAATTGTTGCGGGAAGAACACCAGATCCGCATCAACCGGATGGTAGTTGTCGACGACGCGGTGATTGTGCGCGTATTGTCCGGTCAAGATGGACGCGCGGCTGGGGGAACACAGCGACGTCGTCACGTACGCGTTGGTAAACATCGCGCCGGAAGAGGCGATCGCGTCGATGTGAGGCGTTTCGATGAACGGATGCCCGGCGGCGCCGATGCAGTCATAGCGATGGTCATCGCAAAGGACGAAGACGATGTTGGGCGGTGCGGCGGATGCGTGTTGACCGGTCCAACACCCGAGCAATCCGATCGTGAACAGGAGCAGTGGAAGACAGGCCGAAGGGCAGAGTAGACGTCTTTGAGGCATGAGATCGTAACAGGGCGCCAGTTGAATGAAAGACGGCTGGGAAATTGCCATGAAAAAACCCACCGATGGCAAAGCGTACCCACGGATGTAAATCGGCATGGGATCCGTGGGTACGCTTTGCCATCCGTGGGCTGATCTAATTTCAGGTTCGTGGCTTGAGTTCGACCTCGACGGCCACTCAAGCCGACGATCACTGTTCGCGGATGTCCGCGGTTAGGATCGCTTTGGCGGTGACCGATTCTTCACCGGCGGTGGTGATCAAGACGGTGACCTTTTGCGGGCCCTCGGCGTCGGTCGGCACGAAGGTCGCCGGAACGATATGAATCGTCTTGGCGACGGCCACTTTGGGGAACGTCACGTCCCAGCCTTCACAGGTGATCGATTCGATCGTGAACGGGGTAGCGCCTTTGATCACCAATCGTTTTTCGATCTTTTGACCGGGCTTCAAGCTGCCGAAGGCGATCGCTTGGGGCGAGATGCTGAGCGGGCTTTCGACCGTTCCGGTGACGGGGAAGGGGACTTCGGGGCGTTTCGTGTCGTTGGTGATCACGATGATTTCATTTTGGAAGGGGCCCGTGGGGGCATCTTCGCGGACCGCGACGGTCAATTCGTAATCGGTCCGCCCGGCGCCTCGGCTGACCAGTTTTTTGTCCGGGACCAGCCACGGCACGTTGCTTCGCACGTCGACGATTTCCCAATTGCTTCGTCCGGCGTACAGCACCCGCGTCGACTTTGACGCCGATTCGCCTTGGGCAACCGTTCCGAACTCGATCGCGCCGGGATGGAAGACCATGTCGCTGCGGATGTAGCCGTCGACCCGCAAACGGACTTCGCGATAGAAGGGCTTGTCGAACACGACGGTCAGCGTCGCGCCTTTTTTGCCGCGGAAGGTGTCGGTGTTGAACCGTGCCAAAATCGATCCCGTTTGGCCGGGTTGGATGTATTCGGTTTCGACGATCGGCGTGGTGCAGCCACAGCTGCGGCGAACGGTCTGGATGTGCAGCGGCTCGGTGTAGGGGTTGTAGACGGGAAAGCGGAATTCCGTTTTCGATGCCACCGCGACGGTCCCAAAGTCATGCGTTTTGATGGCGAACGCGTTGTCGGGCCATTGGGACTGGGCTGCGGCGCCGGCGGAGATCGAAATCGAAGCCGCAAGGACAACAAGGGCGGTGACGGTGGCGCGGAACATGTGGTGGACTCCCCCCGGATGGCAGTTGTATGGTGTGACAAAATTCATGTAGCGCGAATACTCCACAAGGTGCTCCCCGCTGGAGGGAACCTAGGTCAAGAAATCGCATCCCGCGGTCGCGTCACCACAAAATCCTCGCCTTGTCGCGCCGCCGCTTTATCGCCAAAACGGCGCGCTGGTCGATCGTTGGGAGGGTTCGGGGAACTGTCCTGGTTGGACCGGCCGGTGGACCCTTGTCGCATTCTCCGGTATGAATCCTGGTACGATGGGAATGATTACCGAATCCAACAAGTTGGGCAAGGGAATCCCCCGAACTTGAACTGTTTTTCCACAATATCCGTACCACCGGATGTTCGGATTCTCACGTCTGCGTTGACTTGATGGACAACCCACCCAATAAACAGACCGCAGCCGACACCGGAGGCCCCGAGCGGTTTGCCGCTGCACTGCAGCGAGTGCGTGACGGCGACGACGAAGCGATCGGCGAACTTTGGGACGGCTATTTCCAGCGTCTGGTTCGACTGGCGGCCAAACGGTTGCCGGCAAACTTGAAGCGGGCCGGCGACGAAGAGGACATCGCTTTGTCGGCCTTTCACAGCTTCATCGCAGGAATCCGCCGCGACCAATTCCCCGATCTGAGCGGCCCCGACAACCTGTGGGGGTTGCTGATCACATTGACGGGCCGCAAAGTCAACGCGCACCTGAGATTCCAGACCCGTCAAAAACGTGGCGGTGGCGCCGTGCGTGGCGAGTCCGTTTTCATGCATAGCGACGACACCCGAAAGTCCCCCGGCATCGGCGGAATCTCCGACGAAGCGATGACGGCGGATTTGAATGTCGAGCTGGAAGAGGCTTGCAACGCGCTGCTGGACCAATTGCCCGACGCCCAATTGCGGCAGATCGCCGTGATGCGGATGGACGGCTTTCTGGTGGACGAAATCGCCGATCGGCTGGGGATCAGCAAACGTGCGACCGAACGCCGATTGCAATTGATCCGGCGGACCTGGTCGGAAGCTGCCCATTCCGACGAAGACGACCCGGACGAGTCTGATTGAACCGATGCCCCGGTGGAAACACGATGAACTTGGACGACCTGACCGCCGCCGAATTAGCCGCCATCGACACGGTGTGCCTGGAGTTCGAGGAATGTTTCGACAGCGAACGTCCGCTGTCGGTCGAGCAAGCGATCAAGGCGTACATCGAACAACATGCCGGAACCCCGCTTCGCGAGCATATCGAACTGCTGCGTGAGGAATTGTTGGCGATCGAAAACGAGCTGCAAACCAAACGCCATCGCGCCCGTCAGGCGAGCGAATCGATCCCGACGCCTTTCCAATCCAAGACCGGATCCGATGCTCCCCGGCAGGCGTCCCGATCTCAGACGCCGCCAGACCAGACGCCTCACAGCAGCCCCTCTGTGAAGGGCCCCTTTGCCGGGCAGCGCCCGGTGTCCGACGCGATCAATCTCGACCCCATTGATCAAAAAACGCCCGACACCCATTGGATGGCTCCGCCGCCCGGATCTCCGCCACCGGGTTTTGCGACGCCTGCTGACGCCGACAACGACACCAAAGCCGACGGAACCCCCGAGGTCGCCGAGGGCGCTGCCCACGCGCGGGCACCACGCACGCGTCCTGACGACGAATCGGTCAGCTCCATCGGCCCCTATGCGATCAGCCGCGTTTTGGCCCGCGGTGGCATGGGCATCGTCTATCGTGCCCTGGATACACGGCTGGACCGCCCCGTTGCGATCAAAATGTTGGGGTTTCCCCATCTGGCGTCCTCCGATCCCAAACGCATCGAATTGGTGGAACGGTTTGAACGCGAAGCCAAAGCCGTCGCGGCGCTGTCGCACCCCAACATCGTGGAACTGTTCGACGTCGGCATGGCAGGCAGCGCGCCCTACGCGGTGATGGAATTTTTGAGTGGGCTGACGTTGGCCGACCAGCTTGCCGCCGGCCCGATGTCCCCCGAACAGACCTGTCAAATCGGAATGCAAATCGCCGGTGCCTTGGCAACGGCCCACGCGGCCGGCGTCATCCATCGCGATCTGAAACCCCAAAACGTGATGCTGGTCGACAACCACGACTCGGGCAACGATTCCGCGCCGCGGGTCAAACTGGTCGACTTCGGACTCTCGCGGGTCAGCGATTCGGCGTTTCCGGGCGATGTTCAGGACGCCGGCCGGACACGTTCGGGGACCATCTTGGGGACCCCCGGCTACATGGCCCCGGAACAAGCCCGCGGCGAATCGGCGACCACCGCGGCGGACATGTTCGGGTTCGGATGCGTGTTGTACGAAGTGTTTTATGGCAAACAGGCGATCCCGGGCGCCACTCCGGCGGATCGTCTGGCCGGTACGCTTCGCGGCGAGGTGCAATATGACCGCCTGCCTTGCGAGAAATCCAGGGTGTTGTGCGAGCTGATCGCGCAGTGCTTGGACAAAGATCCCGCCAAACGCCCGACGGCCACCGACGTCTACGCACGGTTGCGGCGGTTCGACATCAACCGCAGCGTTTCGTCGGCTCCGGACCTGGCGGCCCGTCCGGTGTGCGGCAGCGATCCCGGCGAAGGGCTGCTGCGGCGACACGTGTTGACGACGCTCGCCGGCGGACTGCTCGGCGGCATGTTCGGCTCCCTGACGCTTGGAAAAGCGACGGTCAACATGGGGTCGATCGAATCCATCGCGGTCTTGTCGCTGCGTGACGTCAACGCGTCGGCGACGGAGGACAGCGACGGGGGCATGCTGTTGGCCGACCGCGGCCTGGCCGACGGCGAAATCCTCGCTTCGGCGTTGGTCAATGAACTCTCGACCGTGGACGGTTTGACGGTGCTGCCCTATCGGCCACTGACAGCCCAGACGCCCCAACAGTTCGTCGCACTGGGTGAAGAACTGGGGGTCGATGCGTTCTTGACCGGATCTTACGAAAGCCAAACTTCGGGTCAGCAGAAGTACTGGTTGGTCAATTGGCAGTTGGTCAGCGCGGTCGATGGCAGCGTGCTGGACGGCAAACAGTTCGTGACCGAGCAAACGGTGGCCTTGCCGGGAGGGCAATTCCTGGCCCAAAGCGTCGTCGCCTCGGACATCGCTGGACAAATCGGTCGTGCGTTGGTCACGAGCGGCCAGAAACACAATGCCCCCGACCCGATGGCATATGGATGCCTGATGCGTGGGCATGCCTACGGCGACGCCGACTGCACCAAAGGGCTTGAGCGGGCGATCAGCTGTTTTGAAAAGGCCCACGAAGAGGACCCACGTTTGAGTGAGCCGTTGGCGGCGATCGCGCTGGCGTCGTTGAACCTGGCAGCGCGAAGCGATACCGCCGAATCGCTCGCCCATCTGGAAAAAGCGCGCACCAGCATGACCAAGGCGCTCGAAAAAGATCCCAGTTCGGTCGACGCCCGGGTCGCTCAAGCGATGATCGAATGGCAATCGCTGGACCACTATGACGAGGCGTACCGGTTGTTTGCGGAATTGCACCGCCAACACCGTTACAACTTTCAAGTCCAACATCAACGCGGTTTGCTGCTGGCCGCACTCGGATTGGGGGAACAAGCGATCGACGCGCTGCGCACGGCGACGAAGCTGAACCCGATGTCGATGCTGATCAAGACCGACAAGAGTCGCGTGGACTGGTTTTTCCAATACGATCGCCGTGCGTTGGTCGACGCCCAGCGGTATCGCGATTCGACGCCCGCCGGCAACCCATCCGCCAAGCTTGCCATCGGGTTGCTGATCGACATCTATGAACAACAAGGCGACTATCAGAGTGCGGCTGAGCAACAGGAATTTGCCACGGTGCCGACGTCGTCCCAGGAGTACTTTCATCTGCGGGAAGCGACCTTGGCCGAATTTCCTTACGGACCGTTCGGCTCGTCACTCAATCGCGCCATCTTTGATCTGCGAACCGACGCGGATCTCGACGATGGCCTGTTGGGACGGCTCAGCGAATCGGGGGCGACGATGTTCCCGCTGCTGCTGGCTCAGCATCCGGCATTCTTTGATCTGCGCGTCAGCCCGGCCGCAGCGCCGTACCTGCCGTCGGCCAAGGACATCACACGGACGGCCTAGCGGTTCGTCAATCCTGAGATTCGGCATCAACGAATCGTCAGGTGCGGAGGATCACTCGCGACCGCGGGGGCCGATCGGCGGGGCGACCGCCGGACCGGAATAACGGATCAACACGTAAATTCGAATCTACCGAAAAGAAATTCGATTGCCTAGAAAAAGAGTGGACGACGCGTCGCGGGCTGATCCTCGGCTGGCGCGCCGACAACTGGGCTTCAAACGGGTGCGTCGCCGACACTGTCCAACCCCGTCAACAGTCGTAATCGTCTAAGAATTCGTTCGTCCGCGGGTGCGCCAATCGCCCAGAATCGTGGTGATCGCGGCGATCGGGTCTGTCCCGAACAGCACCCCTGCTTGGTGGAATCGAGACCCTTGATCGACTAAACTGTCGATGCGTTCACATTCCGCTTCTCCGCCCCAGTTGAGCCACGCTTTCCGCATGCCGACCGCAGTCCGAACCAAGGCTTTGACACTGCTGAACAAAGTAACGTGTCCACACTGCTGGCATTTGTATGCGCCAGAGGAGTCCCTTTGGATTTCTGAGCACCCCGATTTGTTGGGTGACGCCAAGTTGGGATTCCAGCACGCGAAACGTTTTCTGCCCAGTCGCTTCAGCCCCCAGGGGGACGCGATCGATGAGATGGGACAGCACGCCACGCGGATGGCATGCCCCAAATGCCATCTGCACGTTCCGCGTTCGATGTACCAGGTGCCCAGTCTGTTCTTCAGCATTTTCGGGGCGCCGGCCTGTGGCAAAAGCTACTTCCTGACGTCGATGTCGTGGAAGCTCCGTCAAACGCTGCCGAAACGTTTTGCGGTTTCGTTGAGCGATGTGGATGCCGAAACGAATTCGCGGATTCATGAATACGAAGAATTACAATTCATGAATCCAGACCTGGACACCCCGGTGGCACTGGCAAAAACAGAAGAACAGGGGGACATGTACGACACGGTCGACATGGGCGACCACAGCGTTTCCTTGCCGCGTCCGTTCATGTTCAATCTGCAACCGCTGTCGAATCACCCTCGTTATCGCCGCAACCGCGAAATCTCCAAACTGGTTTGCCTGTATGACAACGCCGGGGAGAGCTTCTTTCCCGGAGCGGACAAAACGGTCAATCCGGTCACGCGGCACCTGGCCTGTTCGAAGTGTCTGTTTTTCTGTTTTGATCCGACGCAAGACACCCGTTTTCGACGTGCGTGCGAAGGCAAGACGGACGACCCACAGATGGTGTCGCGGACATCACGTTTGGCTCGCGAGACCAGTGTGCGTCAGGACACGATCCTGTTGGAAGCGATCCAACGCGTCCGCCGGCACGCCGGATTGCGTGACGACGAATTGCATCAACGGCCGTTGATCGTGATCGTGACCAAGTGGGACGCGTGGAAGAACCTGTTGCCGGACGTTTCGATCGAAGAGCCCTATCTGCCGGTCGAAGGCACCAAGTTCTGTACCTTGGACAGCCGACGAATCAAACAGACGTCCGACAGGGTCGGCGAGTTGATGTCGGAAATCTGTCCCGAAATCGTCGCCGCGGCCGAAGGTTTTTCGACCAGTCTGACCTTCATCCCCGTCAGCGCCAGCGGCAGCAGCCCGGCCGTCGATCCGGCGACCGGAGCGTTGGGGATTCGGCCACGTGACATGCAACCGTATTGGGTCGAGATTCCGATGTTGGTGGCGTTGCACAATTGGGCGGGCGGATTGGTCGGAGCGACCGGCGATTCCGCGTCCCTGGAAGATGGTCGCTGGATGACGGAACAACTAGAGTGACCCTTGAGTACTGAATTACTTTATACTTCCGCGCCCCAGGGTCTGCGTCACGGCAGTCGAGGTTTCTGTACGGTTCTGACGACCGCCGGAATGCCGATCAATGTGATCGGCAAGCTGGAAGCCATCTCGAGTTATCGCCACCTGTTTCCGCCGGACAGCAACCGCGCCGGGGAGAACCCGGTTTCGTTCGCCCACCAACGCGTCAACCTGGGCGGCCAAGTCGTCTCGGTCCTTTCCCGTATCGCGGCTTACGGAACCGACTACACCGGACGCACCAACAAGATCGCGCACCATGTCACCATCGACCCCGCCGAAATGCCCGCCGCCG containing:
- a CDS encoding DUF1573 domain-containing protein, translated to MFRATVTALVVLAASISISAGAAAQSQWPDNAFAIKTHDFGTVAVASKTEFRFPVYNPYTEPLHIQTVRRSCGCTTPIVETEYIQPGQTGSILARFNTDTFRGKKGATLTVVFDKPFYREVRLRVDGYIRSDMVFHPGAIEFGTVAQGESASKSTRVLYAGRSNWEIVDVRSNVPWLVPDKKLVSRGAGRTDYELTVAVREDAPTGPFQNEIIVITNDTKRPEVPFPVTGTVESPLSISPQAIAFGSLKPGQKIEKRLVIKGATPFTIESITCEGWDVTFPKVAVAKTIHIVPATFVPTDAEGPQKVTVLITTAGEESVTAKAILTADIREQ
- a CDS encoding sulfatase family protein — protein: MPQRRLLCPSACLPLLLFTIGLLGCWTGQHASAAPPNIVFVLCDDHRYDCIGAAGHPFIETPHIDAIASSGAMFTNAYVTTSLCSPSRASILTGQYAHNHRVVDNYHPVDADLVFFPQQLQKAGYQTAFIGKWHMGGDIDDPQRGFDHWVAFKGQGTYWPDGHGTTREVPQTTYDGFNVNGKRVDQKGYITDELTDYAIDWLANRQSDKPFFLYVSHKGVHADFVPADRHRGRYDDQPLPIPIPTPEQMAAGKLPMWVRNQRNSRHGVDFGYNMADFSPTVYYRRYCESILAVDDSVGRLDQFLQQSGLADDTVFVYMGDNGFQFGDHGLIDKRVAYEASAKVPLLMKAPGRIPAGQTYRHLIGNIDIAPTLLEAAGAECPAAVDGVSLWQSICGTSTEDVTRKHLLYEYYWERNYPHTPTLHAVIGGRWKYIRCHGLWDRDEFYDLENDPEEMNNLIDDPSHQGRIKSMNQTLWSLLKESEGNEVPLLEDRGPNFPWRHPDHAPQADFPNEYFRESEKG
- a CDS encoding CHAT domain-containing protein is translated as MAIRLVASIFSVVCITGLSFAADGGDRFGLTPDRPTLAMTIQDGPVGIHVARGDRMVACEFDPNSPPNRLPSNTKAIVLIDLKTGQEISRMPFREPLVVRTTACSSDGRYLVVCDQRSARQFDLENGVLIRSLPVNSTRSFPVISPTEPVLALCDDRDISLWDLTDGSRIADLPAHPTSIASCDFDDRGTSILSSCQKLTRRWDLATKSSKAIPLDHSLQHMSIAPDGTQIIGQFQKTVMERGVASFDARSGRRLLHLPYHSWPVFDSKADRLFSCDGSSDEGTAIDAVQIRSLASPDRIRYLPFAPEVNAIISRNPYFFTDGLALSPDGKYLIIRLEYGRLSQVWKLDPSMDSLATEFDPALKHLHNPLTPKVASKPKTREELFLEEIRGIESKVRELKDQGKVAEAEQAIQDLLAAGDRRLQRAPIRHQNLIRNCGQAYRHGLGNNQQGLELLQRAIQMAESDGRFGDGWTYLLRQIADTQHALGQHDDAVATYQRYLDHQRSQGNAIDSYEYRQMAEFIADARDAQAALTWRVQAWERSDEQHGALSRHTRDLLDELLADVRETDQWELLQPALVEHYKQSKRLLGPHHPDTAHAAAQLALLFERLGEFELALSGMDESQRAFRDHVARTLPLLSETEQAEFLRQRFQPAFHDALEMAARLKSVPRAAELSAGWVLNAKGASTRALAERHRMTASTRDPEVRKTAEQIAEVREQISSLTLSALQNPTNGLKPTGAVAELNNQLETLRNRESELSWQLGSTGWTELRHSPWSDLSSVRERIPDDAVLLECAVAGVRTKLDSSITRELISIAPTHRGMQAMVWVIPPVGRGEIRLEVVCDDWDKLSRPLIQLHACLGGQMIPNDLIAAINQHLDVISTQVLYSLPDQVMTTPKWLVSPDHQLWRIPFAALTKADGKRVIEDHEVQYLLSGRDLLATESVDPVSAPMMVANPDYGNEANGQSDAVPFSPLPGTAKEAEAVSPYLRTLTGSVPQVFLGAGAAEDVVKTANRPQIAVFSTHGFSEYRHEQHPMATCGLAFANANSAFGGQGDGILTGLEILDCDFRGTELVVLSACQTAVGSASSGEGVAGLSHAFRLAGAKTVVGTLWSIPDQITADLMKDFFDQLSEGKPPAASLRSAQLATIRRLDQQGLPPMPHLWAAFTATGISQPIGARASAEEAPEFRTWRSTDGKHTTVAKWIATKQDRVVLQKKDGDQIEVNLNHLHADDRQWLRERKGDGG